The bacterium sequence TAAGACGGAGAAGCGAATCATCTCCAACAAGCGAATGCCCTCCCGGAACTCCCCATCGAATGTAGTTGGGGCAAAGGAATCGACGATGAGATATGAATACATCGTGATCTTAAAAAAGCGCTAGCAGCAGATAGAGGGTTCCAATCGGCTGTCGTTTTGGGAAGCGCAACACCCGGTGTGCTCCTGACGGCAAAGGTTCCATTGTTTGACCGAGTGTGATTCTCAAGTATGATTGTAGCGGCAGCGATGGTTTACTGAGAATTGGGGCAGGCGCTATGACATTGGGGCCATGTCGTGTAGCGCTATGAATAGACAATGGAGAGCGACGAAAGTGGCGGCGTCATGAACGAAGCAAGCAGGATGGCGGTTCGGGATTTGGCTTCTGAGGACGAGATCGCCGAGTTCTGCCGGCGCTGGGAAATTGTCGAGTTCGCTCTTTTTGGCTCGGCTGTTAGGGATGATTTTGGCCCGGACAGCGACATTGACGTTCTGGTCACCTTCACGCCCGACGCTCCGTGGAGCCTTTTTGAGCTGGTTGAGATGCAGGATGAGCTCAAGGACATGTTTGGTCGAGATGTGGACCTTGTTGAGGAAGAGGCGCTCAAAAACCCTTTCAGACGGCGCGCTATTCTACGTGAGAAGAGAGTCATATATGCCACCCACTGAGCGAGATGCGTCGTGTTGCCTCAGCTAGAGCGCCTAATTGCCTAGAGAGGGCAAGCGTCAAGGGCATGAAACCGTGGCTTTCCTGACACATAAGGTGGCGCCAGGACTGGCTGCCGGCATCGCACTGCTGATAACGGCCGTTCTGTGCGCTGGGTGGGCACAGACCGCCCAGCTTCACTACTGCTTCGAGGAAGGGAGACCACTCCACTACGAGCTCGAGGCGCAGGCCTCGTTGGTCTCGGTTACCTCGATCGCTGTCCGGGGGCATCTGACATTGCGGTGTCTTGGGCATGAGGGCGACCACTTCGCTCTCGAGGCTTCTTTGCGAGACTTCGTTGTTACGCGCAACGGCAAGAAAATCGGCCACGGGGCAGCGCACGGGACCCAGGCGACTGTCCAATTCGAGATATCTGAGCGCGGAGAAACGACTGTGCGGGAGCCAGCATCAGGTGCCCAGCCCCAGAACACAGCCAACATGGTGCTCGAGTCGCTGCTGGAGACGCTTCCGCGACTGCCGGCTGGCCCGGTGGGCGAGAACGACAGCTGGATTACACAGTCAAAAGAGCCCGCGGCCCCGTTTATTGCGGAACAGAGCGGGCAACTGCTGGTTCGATACAGATGTTCGGTGGAGGAGGTTCCCATACTGTTCGGAGGGCCAGTTGTAGGTCTCTCGTCGTCGTTTGAGGGCGAGGCCGAAAGCGGCGCCTCAAGCCCGGGTGTTGCTGGACGCGGGAAGGGCAGGGTTGTTCTCTGTTCCGATGGCTGCACGATAAAGAGCCTTGTGTACGAGACTCTGGCCCGGGTAACCTCGCCGGAGCATCATGAGGGAAGCCGCAAAGCGACCTACCGGATGCGGCTATCGGTCAATCTCGTCAAGTAGTAGGGGAACGAATAAGGTGAAAGTCGCTCTGTTCGCTGTTCTGTATCCAATTCGCTCCGGTCTAGCTAACTACTGCCATAACCTGCTCCCCAAACTCAAGGAGCTTGCCGAGATCGACATATTCATCGACGACTACGACCCGGACGACGAGGCCATAACATCACAGTTTGAGGTCATGAACTACCTGCGTTTTGAAGAGCGACTCGCCAGCGAGAAATACGACGCCATCATCTATGAGCTCGGCAACGACCTGCACTACAAGTTTATGTATCACTACATCTTCAACTTCCCCGGAATTGTCGTCCTGCATGATTTCAACCTGCACCCGTCCAGGGCCAGCATGCTCCGCGCCTCGGCCGACGAGGAGACCTACCGGCGAGAGCTCGAGGACTGCGTCGGCCCCAGAGGTTCCGAGATCGCGAGGCTTGTCTGCGCCGGGGAGCAGTTCAATCCGCTGCTTAATGTCTTCCCGATGAACGAGAAGGTGCTGAGGTCCAGCCGGGCCGCCATTGTTCACAACCCCTACGTCAAGCGCCTCGTCCAAGAGGTGGCTCCGCGGACGCCCGCCTATCTCGTCAACATGGGTCTGCCCGAGCCGGGGAGGACTCTGAAAAGGGCGGAGTCGCGAAGGAGGCTCAACTTGCCGGCGAGTAAGTTCATTGTTCTCAACCAAGGCTTCGTTGGGCCCCACAGAAAGCCCGAAGTCGTCCTCGATGGCTTCGCTCGGTTCGTAAAGAAGCATCCCAAATCGATGCTCGTATTCACAGGCGACCCCGATCCGAGAGTTGACCTTGCCTGCATGATCAGGACTCGCGCTTTGACCGAGGCAGTCCGGTTGGAGAACTATGTGCAAGACGATGTTTTCCATACCTACATCGCTGCCGCAGACGTCGTTCTGAATCTCAGGACGAACGCAATCCGCGAGACATCTGCGACGATGTTGACCGCGATGTTGCTTGGCAGACCAGTGATCGCCACGCGGCTTGCTCATAACTGCTACCTTCCACCCAGCGTATGCCTCTTCGTGGAGCACTCGCCCGCCGAGGCGAACGACCTTGCGGCGCGGCTCGAGTCGCTTTGGTCCAACCCCAAACAGGGCGAGGCGATTGGCAAAGCTGCCAGGGCTTACGTGAGAAGTAACCACAGCCTCGCGCAGTCGGCCCGCGGCTACAAAGCCGCAATCGACGCGGTCGTTGCGCAGCCCGAAGAGAGGACAAGAGAGCCCAGGACGCTCCGGGAGCGGCTGCCCTGGCTGGCCGAGGAGAAGGCGAGTGTCCTGGACGAGATATGCGCTCCTGAGCATCACAAGCAGGTGGGCGAGGTCTTACGGGAGGCGATGTCAGACCTCGGGCTAATCGAATAACCAGAGCGACACCGAGCCACACAGAGCGGGCTTATGCTTGTTCGCCTGATGTCTCTGTGTGGTTACGCACAAATGGCGATTACGATTATTGCCGTGGGAAGCCCACGCATCCGATCGAGTCCTCGGTCCGTAGGTTGCGCCTACGGCTATCCACGTTAATCCACTTGCGGGGGATGCAGGAAGAACGCCTTCAATTGAGCAGGTCCAGGCACGATTACGAAAACTCCTCCTGGCGCATTGGCCTTGACTGGTGGCACCGCAGTCAATAGCCTTTGTGCTGCTTTTCTGTTGGGCTTACGAGACACAAAGGAGATACTATGTCGGCAAACACGAGGGTCTTCTACTTCCCCACATCGCTTGAATGGA is a genomic window containing:
- a CDS encoding nucleotidyltransferase family protein produces the protein MNEASRMAVRDLASEDEIAEFCRRWEIVEFALFGSAVRDDFGPDSDIDVLVTFTPDAPWSLFELVEMQDELKDMFGRDVDLVEEEALKNPFRRRAILREKRVIYATH
- a CDS encoding glycosyltransferase, whose amino-acid sequence is MKVALFAVLYPIRSGLANYCHNLLPKLKELAEIDIFIDDYDPDDEAITSQFEVMNYLRFEERLASEKYDAIIYELGNDLHYKFMYHYIFNFPGIVVLHDFNLHPSRASMLRASADEETYRRELEDCVGPRGSEIARLVCAGEQFNPLLNVFPMNEKVLRSSRAAIVHNPYVKRLVQEVAPRTPAYLVNMGLPEPGRTLKRAESRRRLNLPASKFIVLNQGFVGPHRKPEVVLDGFARFVKKHPKSMLVFTGDPDPRVDLACMIRTRALTEAVRLENYVQDDVFHTYIAAADVVLNLRTNAIRETSATMLTAMLLGRPVIATRLAHNCYLPPSVCLFVEHSPAEANDLAARLESLWSNPKQGEAIGKAARAYVRSNHSLAQSARGYKAAIDAVVAQPEERTREPRTLRERLPWLAEEKASVLDEICAPEHHKQVGEVLREAMSDLGLIE